One Cynocephalus volans isolate mCynVol1 chromosome 7, mCynVol1.pri, whole genome shotgun sequence genomic region harbors:
- the PLAU gene encoding urokinase-type plasminogen activator isoform X1, with translation MSRAVFSLPELRTMPSCAKGRATAGRAAVRGPSLATMSVLRACLLLCALVVSDSEGSHAHHRVSEASNCGCLNGGTCVSYKYFSNIRRCNCPRKFQGEHCEIDTSKTCYHGNGRSYRGKANTDTTGRPCLAWNSAAVLLKPYHAHRPDALQLGLGKHNYCRNPDNQAWPWCYVQVGLKQLVQECMVHDCSVGKKPSTPPEKSEFQCGQKALRPRFKIVGGEFTTIENQPWFAAIYRRHRGGSVTYVCGGSLISPCWVVSATHCFINHIKKEDYMVYLGRSKLNSMTPGEMKFEVEQLILHEDYSADTLAHHNDIALLKIRSNMGQCAQPSRSIQTICLPPVYGDARFGTSCEITGFGKENSTDYLYPEQLKMTVVKLVSHQECQQPHYYGSEVTTKMLCAADPQWETDSCQGDSGGPLVCSTKGRLTLTGIVSWGSGCALKDKPGVYTRVSHFLPWIRTHTGEENGLTL, from the exons ATGTCACGTGCGGTTTTCTCGCTTCCTGAGCTGCGGACGATGCCCTCGTGCGCCAAGGGCCGAGCTACCGCAGGCAG AGCCGCTGTCCGGGGCCCCAGCCTCGCCACCATGAGCGTCCTGCGGGCGTGCCTGCTCCTCTGCGCCCTGGTCGTGAGCGACTCCGAA GGCAGCCATGCACATCACCGAGTGTCTGAGGCAT CAAACTGTGGCTGTCTGAATGGAGGAACATGTGTGTCCTACAAGTACTTCTCCAACATTCGGCGATGCAACTGCCCGAGGAAATTCCAAGGGGAGCACTGTGAGATAG ATACATCAAAAACCTGCTATCACGGGAATGGTCGCTCTTACCGAGGAAAGGCCAACACTGACACCACAGGTCGGCCCTGCCTGGCCTGGAACTCTGCCGCTGTCCTTCTGAAACCATATCATGCCCACAGACCTGatgcccttcagctgggcctgggGAAACACAATTACTGCAG GAATCCAGACAACCAGGCGTGGCCCTGGTGCTACGTGCAGGTTGGCCTAAAGCAGCTTGTCCAAGAGTGCATGGTGCATGACTGCTCTGTGG gaaAAAAGCCCTCCACACCTCCAGAAAAATCAGAGTTTCAGTGTGGCCAGAAGGCTCTGAGGCCCCGCTTTAAGATTGTCGGGGGAGAGTTCACGACCATCGAGAACCAGCCCTGGTTTGCGGCCATCTACAGGAGGCACCGGGGAGGCTCTGTCACCTACGTGTGCGGGGGCAGCCTCATCAGTCCTTGCTGGGTAGTCAGCGCCACACACTGCTTCAT CAATCACATAAAGAAGGAGGACTACATGGTCTACCTGGGTCGGTCAAAGCTCAACTCCATGACGCCCGGGGAGATGAAGTTTGAGGTGGAGCAGCTCATCTTGCACGAGGACTACAGTGCTGACACACTCGCGCACCACAATGACATTG CCTTGCTGAAGATCCGATCCAACATGGGCCAGTGTGCACAGCCATCTCGATCCATACAGACCATCTGTCTGCCCCCAGTGTATGGAGATGCCCGTTTTGGCACAAGCTGTGAGATTACTGGCTTCGGAAAAGAGAATTCCA CCGACTATCTCTATCCAGAGCAGCTGAAAATGACTGTTGTGAAGCTGGTTTCCCACCAGGAGTGTCAGCAGCCCCACTACTATGGgtctgaagtcaccaccaaaatGCTGTGTGCCGCTGACCCACAGTGGGAGACAGATTCCTGCCAG GGAGACTCAGGGGGGCCCCTGGTCTGCTCCACCAAAGGCCGCCTGACCCTGACTGGGATTGTGAGCTGGGGGAGTGGATGTGCCTTGAAGGACAAGCCAGGAGTCTACACGAGGGTCTCACACTTCCTGCCCTGGATCCGCActcacactggggaagagaatggCCTAACCCTGTGA
- the PLAU gene encoding urokinase-type plasminogen activator isoform X2, translating into MSVLRACLLLCALVVSDSEGSHAHHRVSEASNCGCLNGGTCVSYKYFSNIRRCNCPRKFQGEHCEIDTSKTCYHGNGRSYRGKANTDTTGRPCLAWNSAAVLLKPYHAHRPDALQLGLGKHNYCRNPDNQAWPWCYVQVGLKQLVQECMVHDCSVGKKPSTPPEKSEFQCGQKALRPRFKIVGGEFTTIENQPWFAAIYRRHRGGSVTYVCGGSLISPCWVVSATHCFINHIKKEDYMVYLGRSKLNSMTPGEMKFEVEQLILHEDYSADTLAHHNDIALLKIRSNMGQCAQPSRSIQTICLPPVYGDARFGTSCEITGFGKENSTDYLYPEQLKMTVVKLVSHQECQQPHYYGSEVTTKMLCAADPQWETDSCQGDSGGPLVCSTKGRLTLTGIVSWGSGCALKDKPGVYTRVSHFLPWIRTHTGEENGLTL; encoded by the exons ATGAGCGTCCTGCGGGCGTGCCTGCTCCTCTGCGCCCTGGTCGTGAGCGACTCCGAA GGCAGCCATGCACATCACCGAGTGTCTGAGGCAT CAAACTGTGGCTGTCTGAATGGAGGAACATGTGTGTCCTACAAGTACTTCTCCAACATTCGGCGATGCAACTGCCCGAGGAAATTCCAAGGGGAGCACTGTGAGATAG ATACATCAAAAACCTGCTATCACGGGAATGGTCGCTCTTACCGAGGAAAGGCCAACACTGACACCACAGGTCGGCCCTGCCTGGCCTGGAACTCTGCCGCTGTCCTTCTGAAACCATATCATGCCCACAGACCTGatgcccttcagctgggcctgggGAAACACAATTACTGCAG GAATCCAGACAACCAGGCGTGGCCCTGGTGCTACGTGCAGGTTGGCCTAAAGCAGCTTGTCCAAGAGTGCATGGTGCATGACTGCTCTGTGG gaaAAAAGCCCTCCACACCTCCAGAAAAATCAGAGTTTCAGTGTGGCCAGAAGGCTCTGAGGCCCCGCTTTAAGATTGTCGGGGGAGAGTTCACGACCATCGAGAACCAGCCCTGGTTTGCGGCCATCTACAGGAGGCACCGGGGAGGCTCTGTCACCTACGTGTGCGGGGGCAGCCTCATCAGTCCTTGCTGGGTAGTCAGCGCCACACACTGCTTCAT CAATCACATAAAGAAGGAGGACTACATGGTCTACCTGGGTCGGTCAAAGCTCAACTCCATGACGCCCGGGGAGATGAAGTTTGAGGTGGAGCAGCTCATCTTGCACGAGGACTACAGTGCTGACACACTCGCGCACCACAATGACATTG CCTTGCTGAAGATCCGATCCAACATGGGCCAGTGTGCACAGCCATCTCGATCCATACAGACCATCTGTCTGCCCCCAGTGTATGGAGATGCCCGTTTTGGCACAAGCTGTGAGATTACTGGCTTCGGAAAAGAGAATTCCA CCGACTATCTCTATCCAGAGCAGCTGAAAATGACTGTTGTGAAGCTGGTTTCCCACCAGGAGTGTCAGCAGCCCCACTACTATGGgtctgaagtcaccaccaaaatGCTGTGTGCCGCTGACCCACAGTGGGAGACAGATTCCTGCCAG GGAGACTCAGGGGGGCCCCTGGTCTGCTCCACCAAAGGCCGCCTGACCCTGACTGGGATTGTGAGCTGGGGGAGTGGATGTGCCTTGAAGGACAAGCCAGGAGTCTACACGAGGGTCTCACACTTCCTGCCCTGGATCCGCActcacactggggaagagaatggCCTAACCCTGTGA